GTTAAGTTCTTAACAGCACTTTGTAATTTACCACTTTCACTAGCAAGTAAGTTAGCAAATTCAGATGATTGTCTTAGCATAGCTACGATTTCTTTACCTAATACATTGGTTGTTACTTCAACTCCACCTTTAGCATTAGCAACTTCTGTTGTAAAGTCTAATGCTTTATAACTATCAAATACTCTATTGATTTCATTCATATTAGAACCTACTTTTTGTTCTAATACATTAAGCATTTCATTTAATACATTTTTTAATTCTATTAATTGAGGATTAGCAGGCATTGCATTAATTCTTGCTGTTAGATTACCACTTTCTATTTCTCTAGCAGTTTCTACTGATTGTTCTACAGCTTTAGTATCTTGTTCTAATGCATTTTTAGTTTTAGTGATGTTTTCGTTGATAGCTTTTGCCATAGCACCAAGCTCATCATTTGTTTTAACATCTATCATAGCTGAGTCTTTGGTTTTATGATTGATGAAGTCAAAGAAAGAGTTGAGGCCGGTTTGGATAGTTGAAATTGGACCTAATAAATATGAGGCAAAAATTTTAACCAAAATTAAAACAACCACTAATACAATAATTCCAACAATAATTTGTGTTTTTAAAGCCAAATTACTAGCTTTTACATAAGTACTATTTTCTACCATAGCACAAATATTAATATTTGGATTAGGAGTTGCATCACACAATACAGCTTGAAGAACACCCTTATCATCTTTAGCGTAAAATAATGTATCTATATTTTCTGTATCAAGCAATTCAGGATTCTCAGATAGAGCTTGTGCTATATTTTTTCCTAATTCAGTTTTTTTTAATATTGCTTGAGGATCTTGATGTAACATAGTCGTTCCATCTTTTGAATATACAGCAACAAAAGAATTTTCTGTTTTACCGAGTTCTAAAGTATCCGATGAGTATTTATTTAAACTATAAATACCAGCAACTACTCCAACAATCTTATCTTTAATGATAATTGGCATCGAATAAGCTATTCCTTCAAGTTTTGCTGTTTGTGATCTATATGGCTCACTAGTATATATATCTTTATTTTTTTTAGCACCTATATACCATGGTCTAGTTCTTCCATCAAAACCGCTATCAATTGTACGTTTATTTCCATTGCTATCATAAGTAATTCCATTATTTTCAGTTGTTAAAAAAACCAAATCAAAACCAACAAATTCTTTTGTTAATTTTAATGTATCAAAAATTTCTTGCTCATTTTC
This genomic stretch from Campylobacter lari subsp. concheus harbors:
- a CDS encoding methyl-accepting chemotaxis protein; its protein translation is MLHQDPQAILKKTELGKNIAQALSENPELLDTENIDTLFYAKDDKGVLQAVLCDATPNPNINICAMVENSTYVKASNLALKTQIIVGIIVLVVVLILVKIFASYLLGPISTIQTGLNSFFDFINHKTKDSAMIDVKTNDELGAMAKAINENITKTKNALEQDTKAVEQSVETAREIESGNLTARINAMPANPQLIELKNVLNEMLNVLEQKVGSNMNEINRVFDSYKALDFTTEVANAKGGVEVTTNVLGKEIVAMLRQSSEFANLLASESGKLQSAVKNLTDSSSSQASSLEETAAALEEITSSMQNVSHKTSEVIAQSEEIKNVTSIIGDIADQINLLALNAAIEAARAGEHGRGFAVVADEVRNLAERTQKSLGEIEANTNILVQSINEMGESIKEQTTGITQINDAVAQIDHVTQENLKIANDSAAISDNVNKIANDILEDARKKKF